In one Pasteuria penetrans genomic region, the following are encoded:
- a CDS encoding transposase — protein sequence MGCFEGRSQKEVEEGLEDHYPRLLALTSRIEAVSTDRAPAYKNIVQKVFRMATPVFDRFHIIQNIRDHALHPPLRQALGNRKFTAAIDRLFRDVVEDDDKERLTYENKLVLLQILGYSEELMGQYRKIIVVRSSYKEGDSWELHRRKLWSLYNDLILINTKLLRDKHHLSKIKKPVRSSLSVRYREGLDEQKRAFLEGVLKNIAHWSHLGKAYEYVEKIRRWYDQPFPDVQTSRDALHELIEEGLGSKYKEIQNAAKRLSWNESEEYIA from the coding sequence ATTGGCTGTTTCGAGGGCAGGAGTCAAAAAGAAGTAGAAGAGGGTCTAGAGGATCATTATCCTAGGTTGCTTGCGTTGACATCAAGGATAGAGGCGGTGTCCACGGATCGTGCTCCGGCCTACAAAAATATCGTGCAGAAGGTATTTAGAATGGCAACCCCTGTCTTCGATCGCTTCCACATCATTCAAAATATAAGGGATCATGCCCTTCATCCCCCCTTACGACAAGCCTTGGGCAACAGGAAATTCACAGCGGCTATAGACCGGCTATTCAGAGATGTGGTAGAGGACGATGATAAAGAACGTCTTACCTACGAGAATAAGCTAGTACTTTTACAAATACTGGGATACAGCGAGGAACTGATGGGACAGTATCGTAAGATTATCGTTGTGCGATCCTCGTACAAAGAAGGGGATTCTTGGGAATTACATAGAAGAAAACTTTGGAGTTTATACAATGATCTCATCCTAATTAACACAAAACTTTTACGGGATAAGCACCATCTATCGAAAATAAAGAAACCAGTGAGATCCTCCTTATCCGTTCGGTACAGAGAAGGGTTGGATGAACAAAAGAGGGCTTTTCTCGAGGGAGTTTTGAAGAACATAGCCCACTGGTCCCACCTTGGGAAGGCTTACGAGTATGTGGAAAAAATCAGGAGATGGTACGATCAACCCTTTCCCGATGTTCAAACGTCTCGTGATGCCCTCCATGAGTTAATAGAGGAGGGACTGGGATCCAAATACAAGGAGATTCAGAACGCAGCAAAAAGACTGTCTTGGAATGAAAGTGAGGAGTATATAGCCTAA
- a CDS encoding sensor histidine kinase → MRRLFFYEQIPLLFAYSQQLFFVLWVFYLDVGRWSSTFSYAVWFSLCILFFYFIYRYCTHRRFYRRLSLPLKDLDHSLQDLGNASLPSALSRLLGEQSRFYQEELLAHQDRKKKHLIFIHQWVHQMKIPLSVLHLIAQEGDVESHLDSVREEVDRLKRGLEMVLYTSRLDAFAHDFHVHPVQLQKLLSTLVSENKYLFIRNRVFPKLEVPEDLWIESDVKWISFVFTQLLTNAVRYSVGDNKKIRFTASMRGQRVVVAVEDEGVGIPREDIDHVFQPYYTGVNGRRYRESTGMGLYLVHEVCERLGYQVELESQRDKGTKVSIVFGERIQGDFFSRAKLGNLRRI, encoded by the coding sequence GTGAGGAGGCTTTTTTTTTATGAGCAGATTCCCTTGCTTTTTGCTTATAGTCAGCAGCTTTTTTTCGTTCTCTGGGTATTTTATCTCGATGTAGGACGGTGGAGTAGTACGTTTTCCTATGCGGTTTGGTTTAGCTTGTGTATTCTGTTTTTTTATTTTATTTATCGATATTGTACCCATCGTCGTTTTTATCGTCGTCTTTCCCTTCCTCTAAAGGATCTGGATCATTCCCTACAGGATCTTGGCAATGCGTCCCTACCCTCTGCATTGTCAAGATTGTTGGGGGAGCAATCCCGTTTCTATCAAGAGGAGTTGCTTGCACACCAGGATCGGAAAAAAAAGCATCTTATCTTCATCCATCAATGGGTTCATCAGATGAAGATTCCGCTCTCTGTGCTCCATTTGATTGCACAGGAGGGGGATGTGGAGTCGCATCTGGATAGTGTCAGGGAGGAGGTAGATCGCCTTAAGAGGGGTCTGGAGATGGTACTCTATACCTCCCGCCTGGATGCTTTTGCGCATGATTTTCATGTACATCCTGTTCAGTTGCAGAAGCTGCTTTCAACTCTTGTGTCTGAAAATAAATATCTCTTTATACGTAATCGTGTTTTTCCGAAGTTGGAGGTGCCAGAGGATCTTTGGATAGAATCTGATGTGAAGTGGATCTCCTTTGTTTTTACACAATTACTCACAAATGCTGTTCGTTATAGTGTTGGGGATAACAAGAAGATTCGGTTTACCGCGTCTATGCGTGGCCAACGCGTGGTGGTTGCTGTGGAGGATGAGGGGGTCGGGATTCCTAGGGAGGATATCGATCACGTATTTCAGCCTTATTATACGGGTGTCAACGGGCGTAGATACCGGGAGTCCACGGGTATGGGTTTATATCTTGTCCACGAGGTATGTGAGCGTTTGGGTTATCAGGTAGAGTTGGAATCGCAGAGAGATAAGGGGACCAAGGTGTCCATTGTTTTTGGAGAAAGGATCCAGGGGGATTTTTTTTCGCGTGCCAAGTTGGGGAATTTACGGCGTATCTAA
- a CDS encoding response regulator transcription factor yields MSRILVVEDDPKISSLLCSHIDRYGYDAVVPEDFSDIKGVFVDTKPDLVLMDVNLPYFDGFHWCRRIRAVSLCPILFISAREGKMEQVMALDNGADDYITKPFDYDVVVAKIRSHLRRSTGPYAGELDRHERILEHGPIKLYPERLSMEVRGKKVELSKKEMMLLEGLFRRPMRVLSREYLLEKLWDSEKFVDENTLNVYITRVRKKLKEFSLHGCIETVRGVGYRLRMFSEDGNMVMGGEADSDSSSEGRDSASLS; encoded by the coding sequence ATGTCGAGGATCTTGGTTGTGGAGGATGATCCCAAAATCAGTAGTTTGTTATGTTCCCACATTGATAGATACGGTTATGATGCTGTTGTACCAGAGGATTTCTCTGATATAAAAGGGGTTTTTGTAGATACAAAGCCAGATTTGGTATTGATGGACGTCAATTTGCCCTATTTCGACGGTTTTCATTGGTGTCGCCGGATTCGGGCTGTTTCTCTTTGTCCCATACTATTCATTTCAGCACGTGAGGGGAAAATGGAGCAGGTGATGGCTCTGGATAATGGGGCGGATGATTATATTACGAAGCCGTTTGATTATGATGTGGTGGTAGCTAAGATTCGTAGTCATTTACGACGGTCTACTGGCCCTTACGCAGGGGAGTTGGATCGGCATGAACGGATTCTAGAACATGGTCCTATAAAGTTATACCCCGAACGACTATCCATGGAGGTCCGGGGTAAGAAGGTGGAGTTGAGTAAGAAAGAGATGATGTTGTTGGAGGGGCTATTTCGGCGTCCCATGCGTGTCCTTAGCAGGGAATACTTGTTGGAGAAACTATGGGATAGTGAAAAGTTTGTGGATGAGAATACCCTCAATGTTTATATTACAAGGGTTAGAAAAAAGTTGAAGGAATTTTCCCTGCATGGGTGCATTGAGACTGTCCGTGGGGTTGGCTACCGATTGCGCATGTTTTCGGAGGATGGGAACATGGTCATGGGTGGTGAAGCGGATTCCGATTCCTCCTCCGAGGGCCGTGATTCCGCGTCTCTGTCGTGA
- a CDS encoding PGPGW domain-containing protein — protein sequence MIRSRISVLLSDPLFLGVPLIVIGIIFMVLPGPGIIPLVAGLFCLSKKYVWAKSLLFWVLHRLDKLLDLGKRWKRGLCNHYPRTYNRIGSVLGRGNRIHKRKLGTWAVQRFPRFHKSYKRIWKGLRIEEQWNQARQEYIQRNGRN from the coding sequence ATGATAAGAAGTAGAATTTCCGTGTTATTATCCGATCCACTTTTTCTTGGCGTCCCTCTCATCGTAATTGGAATCATTTTCATGGTGCTACCGGGCCCTGGAATCATACCCCTCGTCGCGGGGCTCTTTTGTCTATCCAAAAAGTATGTATGGGCCAAGAGCCTATTGTTCTGGGTATTACACCGGCTGGATAAACTTCTAGACCTAGGTAAACGCTGGAAACGCGGATTATGCAATCACTATCCCCGCACCTACAACAGGATAGGGTCTGTTCTGGGCCGAGGGAATCGCATCCACAAACGCAAACTGGGTACCTGGGCCGTTCAAAGATTCCCGAGATTCCATAAATCATACAAAAGAATCTGGAAAGGTCTCCGAATTGAGGAACAGTGGAACCAAGCACGGCAGGAGTACATCCAAAGAAATGGTAGGAATTGA
- a CDS encoding O-methyltransferase: MSDRVGYVRSLFAREDVGLQGIRVGLKAAGIPDTSVPPEVGKFLFLLVRMMQPQRVLELGTLGGYSTLWMARALPPGGHIWSVDKIGVRIDLARRAMDVAGLSDRVTFCKAMAGEYMERCLRENLSFEFFFIDADKGSHLHYMEMAYRLGCPGALVIVDNLLSKGVLCQGGGQRLFARSIRSFNQSVATDDRWDGMILPFADGIGMFHLRTIGG, from the coding sequence GTGAGTGATCGGGTGGGTTATGTCCGTTCCCTGTTTGCCAGGGAGGATGTAGGATTGCAGGGTATTCGTGTGGGTTTGAAGGCTGCTGGGATTCCGGATACATCTGTTCCCCCCGAGGTGGGAAAGTTCCTCTTTTTACTAGTTCGTATGATGCAGCCCCAGCGTGTGTTGGAGTTAGGTACATTAGGGGGATACAGTACGCTATGGATGGCTCGTGCGTTGCCTCCGGGTGGGCATATATGGAGTGTGGATAAGATTGGCGTGCGGATCGATTTGGCGCGAAGGGCGATGGATGTTGCGGGGTTGTCCGATCGGGTTACATTCTGCAAGGCCATGGCTGGGGAGTATATGGAGCGTTGCCTCCGTGAGAATCTGAGTTTTGAATTTTTTTTCATAGACGCAGACAAAGGGAGTCATCTTCACTACATGGAGATGGCTTACCGCCTGGGCTGTCCTGGGGCGTTGGTGATCGTCGACAACTTACTATCCAAAGGTGTTTTGTGTCAGGGTGGGGGGCAGCGGTTATTTGCTCGTTCTATTCGTTCGTTCAACCAGTCTGTTGCCACTGATGATCGGTGGGATGGTATGATTTTGCCTTTTGCGGATGGGATAGGGATGTTCCATTTGCGGACGATAGGTGGGTAA
- a CDS encoding DivIVA domain-containing protein, translating to MGRLAPIDIFNKEFKEVLRGYSKPEVDEFLDLVIKNYEDVLHENEQYREDIVQLKRELKKLQKGADPSVSNAPAGTSVELPRPLVQAGVEGGTNGLADMDQQHSSHRSGDSMARVLGKLDQVTQRLEDLEENFDQLRQQSLRR from the coding sequence ATGGGACGTTTAGCTCCGATTGATATCTTCAACAAGGAATTCAAGGAGGTTTTGCGTGGGTACAGTAAGCCGGAGGTCGATGAATTTTTGGATCTTGTCATAAAGAATTATGAAGATGTTCTGCATGAAAATGAGCAGTACAGGGAAGATATTGTGCAACTTAAAAGGGAATTGAAAAAGTTACAAAAGGGTGCGGATCCATCCGTTTCTAATGCCCCCGCCGGTACGAGTGTTGAGCTTCCGCGCCCATTGGTCCAAGCAGGGGTGGAGGGAGGAACCAATGGGTTAGCAGATATGGATCAGCAACATTCCTCTCATCGGTCCGGGGATTCGATGGCCCGAGTCCTGGGAAAGCTTGATCAAGTGACACAGCGTTTGGAAGATTTGGAGGAAAATTTTGATCAGCTACGCCAGCAATCCCTGCGACGTTAG
- the ftsW gene encoding putative lipid II flippase FtsW, translated as MLRSKPDFWLLFLTFLLLGFGIVMVFSASYHTALTKISSQDSLYFVRKQIIAAGLGIIVMLIFSKIPYRLYSKHIRLILLACVSLLLVVGLFGTTTNGSKRWLAVGPLTFQPSELIKIGLIMYTAAMMVRKQPVMDSFWRTVVAPLFVIGSICTALILQPHYSAAAMTMAACLTIMFCAGLRWKHVALLASCLIPLAIALAMLEPYRLDRILSALDPLSDPQGKGYQTVQSLLAIGSGGWTGLGAGNSIQKLGYLPEAHNDFIFSIVAEEYGNIGATLLLIAFALLLFRGIQIALRASDLFGMLLAIGLVALLAIEILCHVAVANGLLPVTGIPLPLISYGGTVFIVKLMQIGILLNISQRGGGTPASKTR; from the coding sequence TTGCTACGCAGCAAACCGGATTTTTGGCTCCTATTTCTCACCTTCCTTCTGCTCGGGTTTGGCATTGTAATGGTTTTCAGTGCCAGCTACCATACAGCCCTTACTAAAATATCTTCGCAGGATTCCTTGTATTTTGTTCGCAAACAAATCATCGCTGCCGGTTTGGGCATTATAGTTATGCTCATCTTTTCCAAAATTCCCTACCGTCTCTATAGTAAACACATCCGACTCATCCTTCTTGCCTGTGTCTCCCTACTGCTCGTTGTAGGACTCTTTGGTACCACTACGAACGGATCCAAACGCTGGCTGGCCGTGGGACCACTCACCTTTCAGCCCTCTGAACTGATCAAAATAGGCCTAATCATGTATACAGCTGCTATGATGGTACGCAAACAACCTGTAATGGATTCCTTCTGGCGAACTGTTGTTGCACCCCTATTCGTCATTGGCAGTATATGCACAGCCCTAATCCTCCAACCTCATTACAGTGCAGCAGCCATGACCATGGCTGCCTGTTTAACCATAATGTTTTGCGCCGGTCTACGTTGGAAACATGTAGCCCTTCTCGCCTCCTGCTTGATTCCCCTAGCTATAGCCCTGGCTATGCTAGAACCCTACCGTCTCGATCGAATCCTGAGCGCCTTAGACCCCTTATCGGACCCCCAAGGGAAGGGGTATCAAACGGTACAATCCTTATTGGCCATAGGTTCTGGTGGATGGACGGGCCTAGGAGCCGGAAATAGCATTCAGAAACTAGGCTACCTCCCAGAAGCACACAATGATTTCATTTTTTCCATTGTTGCAGAAGAATACGGTAATATTGGTGCTACACTTCTCCTAATAGCATTTGCCCTCCTCCTATTCCGGGGTATCCAAATTGCCCTACGTGCATCCGATCTCTTCGGCATGTTGTTAGCTATCGGTCTGGTTGCACTGCTAGCCATTGAAATTCTGTGTCATGTAGCTGTAGCCAATGGATTACTCCCGGTAACGGGAATTCCACTCCCCTTGATCAGCTACGGTGGAACTGTGTTCATTGTTAAATTGATGCAAATTGGTATTCTGCTGAATATTTCCCAACGGGGGGGAGGCACCCCCGCATCAAAAACCCGTTAG
- a CDS encoding DedA family protein gives MDIVGLVRELEQFIETSFSAIPAGWVYFLTFCSLSLGILALPLPDEFMMLLLGYLTLTEKIAIIPIFACAFLGSLTGVSLGFLIGRRYGYPVLVRHGPKFFITHQRLRLARMKFRKHGNWLLLIGYFLPGIRHLTAYMSGISGSSYRNFAAYAYTGAFLWCTTFIGLGRYLGGKFIIIAEYLQNYSMFVLLLLILLIVAWISWRWILSPQRQK, from the coding sequence ATGGACATTGTAGGTTTAGTGAGAGAATTAGAACAATTCATAGAGACATCTTTCAGTGCCATCCCTGCGGGGTGGGTTTATTTCCTCACCTTTTGTTCTCTGTCACTCGGTATCCTTGCCCTACCGCTCCCTGATGAATTTATGATGCTCCTCCTTGGGTACCTAACCCTCACGGAGAAAATTGCCATCATTCCTATCTTCGCTTGTGCCTTCTTGGGTTCACTCACCGGAGTAAGCCTCGGTTTCCTCATAGGGAGACGCTATGGTTATCCTGTTCTAGTAAGACACGGACCCAAGTTCTTCATCACGCATCAGAGATTACGGCTAGCACGGATGAAGTTTCGTAAACACGGAAACTGGTTGCTCTTGATAGGATATTTCCTCCCCGGCATACGACATCTAACTGCCTATATGTCAGGGATTTCCGGTTCCAGCTATCGAAATTTTGCTGCATATGCCTACACAGGTGCCTTTTTATGGTGCACCACCTTCATTGGTCTTGGGCGCTATTTAGGGGGTAAGTTTATCATAATAGCCGAATACCTCCAGAATTACAGCATGTTCGTACTTTTACTATTGATACTCCTAATCGTGGCCTGGATTTCATGGCGATGGATCCTATCACCACAGAGACAAAAATGA
- a CDS encoding NAD(+)/NADH kinase, which translates to MRWAFVCCYCAGRYGNGLCEVQEWIRRGRCGEVRDVRVGIIYRAHKDEIQRIVIRLRTLLEERNLSVLCASLEDLTPESLLEKWQGMIDVVVVVGGDGTLLGAARQLAPLDIPVLGINAGNLGFLAAACPEQLEVVVDGLQKGTYSISERPVLHVVWPRRNAGSSEVVGWEEGIALNDASVLRGGVGRTIVCQLEMDGSWLAHTTGDGVVVATPTGSTGYALSCGGPILAPEVQSLVLAPVCPHTLSARPLVVPAEATLVVGVERCQGEVGLTLDGQLWKPLQKGDRVRVRCSRTRKFRLISLPGFCFYASLRDKLGWFIGDEGRAIQCTIPLVPPSEH; encoded by the coding sequence TTGCGGTGGGCTTTTGTGTGTTGTTACTGTGCTGGTCGCTATGGCAACGGGTTGTGTGAAGTACAGGAATGGATTCGGAGGGGTAGGTGTGGAGAGGTGCGGGATGTAAGGGTAGGGATTATTTATCGCGCCCACAAGGATGAGATTCAGAGAATTGTAATCCGTTTGCGGACGTTATTGGAAGAGCGTAATTTGTCCGTCTTGTGTGCATCGTTGGAGGATCTTACTCCTGAATCTCTGCTTGAGAAATGGCAGGGTATGATTGATGTCGTAGTGGTGGTGGGCGGTGATGGTACTCTATTGGGGGCGGCGAGGCAGCTGGCTCCTCTAGATATCCCTGTACTGGGTATCAACGCGGGTAATTTGGGTTTTCTAGCTGCAGCCTGTCCGGAACAGCTCGAGGTTGTAGTGGATGGTTTGCAGAAAGGTACCTACAGTATCAGCGAACGACCGGTACTACATGTGGTTTGGCCCCGACGTAATGCGGGCTCTTCTGAGGTAGTTGGTTGGGAAGAGGGGATTGCGCTCAATGATGCGAGTGTGTTGCGTGGTGGTGTGGGAAGGACGATTGTTTGTCAGCTAGAGATGGATGGGAGTTGGCTGGCTCACACCACGGGGGATGGTGTGGTTGTGGCTACACCTACGGGATCCACAGGTTATGCTCTCTCGTGTGGGGGGCCCATTTTGGCCCCCGAGGTGCAGTCGTTGGTGCTAGCCCCCGTTTGCCCTCATACGTTATCGGCCCGTCCCCTGGTGGTACCCGCCGAAGCCACTCTGGTTGTTGGTGTGGAGCGTTGTCAGGGGGAGGTGGGTCTTACATTGGATGGGCAATTGTGGAAGCCTCTACAGAAAGGTGATCGGGTCCGAGTGCGATGTTCCCGTACCCGGAAGTTTCGACTGATATCGTTACCGGGATTCTGTTTTTATGCTTCCTTGCGCGATAAATTGGGCTGGTTCATCGGCGATGAAGGGCGCGCTATCCAATGTACGATCCCCTTGGTCCCTCCGTCTGAGCATTGA
- a CDS encoding TlyA family RNA methyltransferase, with amino-acid sequence MRRVRLDQLLVRKGSFVSRARARRAIVEGEVWIEGVCADKPGRRVPEDIRWSILPRGARYVSRGGEKLFAALARWSPLLAGEVALDVGASTGGFTDCLLQQGVFLVYAVDVGHGQLAERLRRDPRVVVRERCHIARMTRGELGGRLPSVVTMDVSFIAAAPLLSHIRTLVDEGARLLLLVKPQFEAAHAEVGKQGVVRDPSVHRRVLQKTVRMAHAACWDPLDCMLSPLRGAKGNVEFFWYMRAAASPRYRDWGEVIDAVVRQVP; translated from the coding sequence ATGCGACGTGTAAGGCTTGATCAGCTCCTGGTCCGTAAGGGTTCATTTGTGAGTCGTGCCCGGGCACGACGGGCTATTGTGGAGGGGGAGGTCTGGATAGAAGGTGTTTGTGCGGATAAGCCAGGGCGTAGGGTGCCAGAGGATATTCGGTGGTCGATTCTTCCCCGGGGGGCGAGGTATGTCAGTCGGGGTGGGGAGAAGCTTTTTGCTGCCCTGGCGCGCTGGTCACCTCTTCTCGCCGGGGAAGTGGCTCTGGATGTGGGGGCGTCCACCGGTGGTTTTACGGATTGTTTGTTGCAACAGGGGGTTTTCCTTGTTTATGCAGTGGACGTGGGACACGGACAGTTGGCGGAACGATTACGTCGTGATCCGCGCGTAGTGGTAAGGGAGCGCTGTCATATTGCAAGGATGACAAGGGGGGAGTTGGGGGGTCGGTTGCCTTCTGTGGTAACAATGGATGTATCCTTCATTGCTGCAGCGCCCTTGCTCTCTCATATTCGTACGTTGGTGGATGAGGGGGCACGGCTGTTGTTGTTGGTCAAGCCACAATTTGAGGCGGCGCATGCGGAGGTAGGTAAACAAGGGGTTGTACGGGATCCCTCTGTTCATCGGCGGGTATTGCAGAAGACCGTCCGGATGGCCCACGCGGCCTGTTGGGATCCGCTGGATTGTATGCTCTCCCCTTTGCGGGGGGCGAAGGGGAATGTGGAATTTTTTTGGTATATGAGAGCGGCTGCATCCCCACGATATCGTGATTGGGGGGAGGTAATCGACGCGGTGGTACGACAGGTGCCATAG
- the dxs gene encoding 1-deoxy-D-xylulose-5-phosphate synthase: protein MELLPKIEDPDDLKKFSIDQLTQLAGEIRSFLLTSLAATGGHLASNLGVVELTLALHHVFDSPKDRLLFDVGHQTYVHKLLTGRRNLFPSLRQQGGLCGFPKRCESPHDVWETGHASTSLSAALGMATVRDLRGENHHVVPVIGDGAMTGGMALEALNHIGERAADLLVVLNDNAMSISPNVGALQKHLARLRTHPSYHQLKTGVGNVLHHVPLIGHPIIKGLEKLRDGLKYSLVSGVFFEALGFTYLGPVDGHVLSELLGMLHLAKKISGPVLLHVITTKGQGYKPAEEDAVRYHGVGAYKLEARMGEQRVEEPRDSSVQPPTYPEVFGQTILRLAERDPRLVAITPAMLTGSCLGAMQQKYPERTFDVAIAEQHALTFAAGLAIDGFRPVVAIYSTFLQRAYDQVIHDICRQQLPVLIAVDRAGLVGEDGETHQGVYDIGFLRNQPGLTLMMPKDENEFQHMLHTALSHSGGPVVVRYSKARGVGVPLDSEWVQLPLGKAEVVTPGRDVAFFALGTMISVAQGAARLLEEQGITARVINARFVKPLDEDLLVSLAEEGIPLITVEEGAVIGGMGSAVLECFAHHGILGLPIRLIGIPDRYIEHGSIQMQREAAGLTPVALVKAALALLRRSPATPAKSSPSQITGVG from the coding sequence GTGGAACTCCTTCCGAAGATTGAGGATCCGGATGATCTTAAGAAATTTTCTATTGATCAGCTTACGCAATTGGCGGGGGAAATTCGATCCTTTCTATTGACTAGTCTGGCGGCTACCGGGGGGCATTTGGCGTCGAATTTGGGGGTGGTGGAGCTCACCCTAGCATTGCATCATGTTTTTGACAGTCCTAAGGATCGGTTGCTTTTCGATGTGGGTCATCAGACGTACGTACACAAATTGTTGACAGGTAGGCGTAATCTTTTTCCCAGTTTACGGCAGCAAGGGGGATTATGTGGTTTCCCAAAGAGGTGTGAAAGTCCCCATGACGTTTGGGAAACTGGCCATGCGAGCACCTCCCTCTCTGCAGCCCTGGGAATGGCAACGGTTCGTGATTTGCGGGGAGAGAATCACCATGTTGTCCCCGTGATTGGGGATGGGGCTATGACAGGGGGGATGGCTCTAGAGGCCCTGAATCATATTGGTGAACGGGCGGCTGATTTGCTCGTTGTGCTCAATGACAATGCTATGTCCATTAGTCCCAACGTGGGGGCCCTACAGAAGCACCTGGCCCGTTTGCGTACACATCCCAGTTATCATCAGCTGAAAACGGGGGTGGGAAACGTCCTACATCATGTCCCCTTGATTGGCCACCCGATCATCAAGGGGTTAGAGAAATTGCGGGATGGCCTTAAGTATTCCCTCGTTTCGGGGGTGTTCTTTGAGGCCCTTGGATTTACCTATCTGGGACCTGTGGATGGTCATGTTCTATCTGAATTGTTAGGCATGCTCCATTTGGCAAAGAAAATATCCGGTCCGGTGTTGTTGCATGTCATTACCACTAAGGGCCAAGGGTATAAACCGGCCGAGGAGGATGCCGTTCGTTATCATGGTGTAGGTGCGTATAAGTTGGAAGCACGGATGGGTGAACAACGAGTGGAAGAGCCAAGGGACTCATCCGTACAACCACCCACCTATCCCGAGGTGTTTGGCCAAACCATCCTTCGCTTAGCGGAGCGAGATCCCCGTCTCGTGGCGATCACACCAGCAATGCTAACGGGGTCCTGTCTGGGGGCCATGCAACAGAAATATCCGGAACGAACTTTCGATGTGGCTATTGCTGAACAGCATGCGCTTACTTTTGCGGCGGGTTTGGCCATAGACGGGTTCCGTCCCGTGGTGGCTATTTATTCCACTTTTTTACAGCGTGCTTATGATCAAGTGATCCATGATATCTGTCGTCAGCAATTGCCCGTTCTCATTGCTGTGGATCGGGCTGGTTTGGTAGGGGAGGATGGCGAGACCCACCAGGGTGTTTACGATATTGGTTTTTTGCGTAACCAGCCGGGTTTGACCCTTATGATGCCAAAGGATGAAAACGAATTTCAACACATGCTCCACACGGCCCTTTCCCACTCGGGAGGTCCCGTGGTGGTACGTTACAGTAAGGCACGGGGTGTGGGTGTACCATTAGATTCGGAATGGGTCCAATTACCCTTGGGTAAGGCGGAAGTTGTTACGCCCGGTAGGGACGTGGCCTTTTTCGCATTAGGCACCATGATTTCCGTAGCCCAGGGGGCGGCACGGTTATTGGAGGAGCAGGGGATTACAGCTCGCGTGATCAATGCCCGCTTTGTCAAACCATTGGACGAGGATCTTTTGGTGTCGTTAGCGGAGGAAGGCATTCCTCTCATTACAGTGGAGGAGGGTGCTGTTATAGGGGGAATGGGGTCTGCTGTTTTGGAATGTTTTGCCCATCATGGTATCCTCGGGTTACCCATTCGTTTGATAGGGATTCCGGATCGTTATATAGAACATGGTAGCATACAAATGCAACGGGAGGCGGCTGGGCTTACCCCCGTGGCACTCGTGAAGGCAGCCCTCGCTTTGCTTCGTAGGTCTCCCGCGACCCCCGCGAAGTCCTCTCCCTCCCAGATTACGGGTGTAGGGTAG
- a CDS encoding polyprenyl synthetase family protein — protein sequence MGLGKLPTAWGQLIVDIEQALKNTLDGMQGEVPRFLLQAMRYALLGGGKRLRPLLLLLSAKACHGRVEDAMPWACAVEMLHAYSLVHDDLPAMDNDLMRRGLPTTHCAFGEGMAILVGDALLTEAWALLVKGTEKANWPADRGLLAVGDMVRYAGAQGMVAGQVKELWSPQSDEEWDEVYALKTGSLFALSARLGARAADAPPPVVHALTRFGISFGSAFQVHDDLMDGNHPFTEDDCDDRIFNLCTEAYEVLETVGDRVDVEFLRAFPALVGS from the coding sequence ATGGGGCTGGGGAAATTGCCTACGGCTTGGGGGCAGCTGATCGTCGATATTGAACAAGCCCTGAAGAATACGCTAGATGGCATGCAGGGAGAGGTGCCACGTTTTTTGCTTCAGGCGATGCGGTATGCCTTGCTTGGTGGAGGCAAGAGGCTTCGCCCCCTGCTGCTATTATTGTCTGCTAAGGCTTGTCATGGTCGTGTGGAGGATGCTATGCCGTGGGCCTGTGCTGTTGAGATGTTGCATGCGTATTCCCTTGTGCACGATGATCTACCTGCAATGGATAATGATTTGATGCGGAGGGGTTTGCCTACCACACATTGCGCGTTCGGTGAGGGGATGGCGATTCTGGTTGGTGATGCATTGTTGACAGAAGCGTGGGCTTTGTTAGTGAAGGGCACAGAGAAGGCAAATTGGCCGGCAGATCGTGGTTTATTGGCTGTGGGGGATATGGTTCGGTACGCGGGCGCGCAGGGCATGGTAGCGGGGCAAGTGAAGGAGTTGTGGTCCCCTCAATCTGATGAAGAATGGGATGAGGTTTATGCTCTTAAGACAGGTTCCCTGTTTGCACTGAGTGCCCGATTGGGTGCCCGTGCGGCGGATGCTCCCCCTCCTGTTGTCCATGCATTGACGCGTTTTGGGATTTCCTTTGGGTCCGCTTTTCAGGTTCATGATGATCTGATGGACGGTAATCATCCCTTTACGGAGGATGATTGTGATGATCGTATTTTCAATTTATGTACAGAGGCTTACGAGGTTCTAGAGACGGTGGGTGATAGGGTGGATGTGGAGTTCCTACGTGCTTTTCCCGCCCTGGTAGGTTCCTAG